In Nakamurella antarctica, the following are encoded in one genomic region:
- a CDS encoding recombinase family protein: MDQPLRSANRAGCQIVVNKRDRLGRSIHHHSGQSKQLYARGIDLVQLDQSIDTISPSAGCSSKCLERLPCSSVPSGRRDFTTGSPLLGHAA, from the coding sequence TTGGATCAACCGTTACGGTCAGCCAACCGCGCCGGCTGCCAGATTGTCGTCAACAAACGCGACCGGCTGGGTCGATCCATTCACCACCACTCGGGGCAGTCCAAACAGCTATATGCTCGCGGAATCGACCTGGTGCAGCTGGACCAAAGCATCGACACCATATCGCCATCTGCCGGATGCTCTTCCAAATGCTTGGAACGATTGCCGTGTTCGAGCGTGCCCTCAGGTCGGAGGGACTTCACAACGGGCTCACCGCTGCTGGGGCATGCGGCTTGA
- a CDS encoding tetratricopeptide repeat protein, with the protein MRDLRGLSKEGAEFVAVHMVAATGLSEEDPELAWRHARAARSKGGRIAVVRETVGLVAYRAGEWAEAISELRAARRMGGGPGHVAILADCERAQGNPERALELARSDEALQLDAEGAAELRIVVAGARADMGQLDAALAHLHQGSGFDLAKPESFSARLYYAYADLLIEAERNEEALEWFIRANDADFDEETDAPDRIAELLEAREEADAALAAMGGADSGPALPDVRETGAAVAGSAGREGKSSTPDEESAGEESAVVDDFHQDSSNGDNSDADPAISNDIHQEATDHAAPSHIVNAAEREHPAVAGSDATLSIPLFSDAPGSYGATAAGDSTVAE; encoded by the coding sequence ATGCGCGACCTTCGCGGTCTGAGTAAGGAAGGCGCTGAATTTGTCGCCGTTCACATGGTCGCGGCCACCGGTCTATCGGAGGAGGACCCTGAATTAGCGTGGCGTCATGCGCGAGCTGCTCGCTCGAAAGGCGGCAGGATCGCGGTGGTTCGAGAGACGGTCGGTTTGGTCGCCTACCGCGCGGGAGAATGGGCCGAGGCAATTTCAGAACTGCGGGCCGCACGCCGGATGGGCGGGGGGCCTGGGCACGTTGCAATCCTGGCAGATTGCGAGCGCGCTCAAGGTAATCCGGAACGCGCTCTAGAACTCGCCCGAAGCGACGAAGCCCTACAGCTTGACGCTGAGGGTGCGGCGGAACTGCGCATCGTAGTTGCAGGAGCGAGGGCGGACATGGGTCAACTGGACGCCGCACTTGCGCACCTTCATCAAGGTAGCGGTTTCGATCTTGCCAAGCCTGAAAGCTTCAGCGCGCGGCTCTATTACGCCTATGCAGATTTGTTGATCGAGGCAGAACGGAACGAAGAGGCTTTGGAGTGGTTCATCCGCGCCAACGACGCCGACTTCGATGAGGAGACTGACGCGCCTGATCGCATTGCCGAATTGCTCGAGGCTCGGGAGGAAGCGGACGCGGCGCTCGCGGCGATGGGTGGGGCTGATAGCGGGCCAGCCTTGCCTGACGTTCGAGAGACCGGAGCAGCGGTCGCCGGCAGTGCAGGTCGAGAAGGCAAATCTTCGACGCCTGACGAGGAGTCAGCAGGTGAGGAGTCAGCTGTGGTTGATGATTTTCATCAAGACTCATCGAATGGCGACAACAGCGACGCAGACCCTGCGATCAGCAACGACATCCACCAAGAGGCGACCGACCATGCGGCACCCTCACACATCGTGAATGCTGCAGAACGGGAGCATCCTGCTGTAGCGGGTTCGGACGCAACCCTGTCAATCCCGCTGTTCTCCGACGCTCCGGGCAGTTATGGGGCGACGGCGGCTGGGGACTCGACGGTAGCTGAATGA
- a CDS encoding HAD-IIA family hydrolase, giving the protein MSGLADNFDAILLDLDGTVYLGHRPIPFVADTLKTVLASGSRPMYVTNNASRPPAVVAAQLREMGLTLTQDDVLTSPQAATALLVQRHPPGSVVLVVGAPYLADEVAAAGLVPVREANADVVAVVQGHSPDTGWAMLAEACVAIRAGADWVAANVDTTLPTDRGLLPGNGAMVAALMAATDCHPRVAGKPARAMIDEAILRSASVAPLVVGDRLDTDIEAAVSAGVAGLLVFTGVSSPADLLTASPARRPTFVSFDMRGLVDSHAVVEVLGGGAGWQVDEHDDTLILRAVASAGADSSDRAQDNAALHALAALAQVAWNTRVSAVTAGDERASVALARLGIGADQFTGSAAP; this is encoded by the coding sequence ATGAGCGGACTGGCAGATAACTTCGACGCCATTTTGCTCGACCTCGATGGCACTGTGTACCTCGGGCACCGACCCATCCCCTTCGTGGCTGACACCCTCAAAACGGTGTTAGCTTCGGGGTCCCGCCCTATGTACGTGACGAACAATGCCTCGCGGCCACCTGCAGTCGTGGCGGCTCAACTCCGCGAAATGGGGCTCACGTTAACTCAAGACGATGTCCTGACGTCGCCGCAAGCGGCAACTGCCCTACTGGTTCAGCGGCATCCTCCGGGGTCGGTGGTCCTTGTCGTCGGAGCTCCCTACCTGGCTGACGAGGTTGCTGCGGCAGGCCTCGTTCCCGTACGAGAGGCGAACGCGGACGTTGTTGCGGTAGTGCAGGGCCACTCGCCGGACACGGGATGGGCGATGCTTGCTGAGGCCTGTGTGGCGATACGAGCTGGCGCGGACTGGGTTGCGGCAAATGTCGACACCACGCTCCCCACGGATCGGGGATTGCTCCCTGGTAACGGCGCAATGGTTGCCGCGCTAATGGCGGCCACGGACTGCCATCCCAGGGTGGCAGGGAAACCAGCTCGGGCAATGATTGACGAGGCCATCCTCCGATCGGCCTCTGTTGCCCCGCTGGTGGTGGGCGATCGTCTGGACACTGATATCGAGGCTGCCGTGTCTGCTGGTGTTGCTGGGCTTCTGGTGTTTACCGGAGTAAGCAGCCCCGCCGATTTACTCACCGCATCGCCCGCGCGCCGTCCGACCTTTGTCAGCTTCGACATGCGCGGGTTGGTCGATTCGCACGCAGTGGTGGAGGTGCTCGGAGGAGGTGCAGGGTGGCAGGTGGATGAGCACGACGACACACTTATCCTGAGGGCCGTGGCAAGCGCTGGCGCCGATTCTTCCGATAGAGCTCAAGACAATGCGGCGCTGCATGCTCTAGCGGCGTTGGCACAGGTCGCATGGAACACCCGGGTGTCAGCGGTGACTGCGGGTGATGAAAGGGCATCCGTGGCACTGGCGCGGTTGGGAATCGGTGCTGACCAGTTCACGGGGTCCGCAGCGCCTTAA
- a CDS encoding TlyA family RNA methyltransferase, with protein MRRARLDAELVRRGLARSREHAADLVHEGRVSVSGQKATKPATAVAPGDALLVTDDQTDENWASRGAHKLIGALDKFTTVQVAGARCLDAGASTGGFTDVLLRRGATQVVCADVGYGQLVWKLQTDDRVVIHDRTNVRTLTPEIIGGTVDLVVADLSFISLTLVLPALTGCVTDEGDLVLMVKPQFEVGKDRLGAGGVVRDPALRAGAVVHVVTSAASIGLGLAGVVASPLPGPSGNVEFFIHLRKDTPIEPQAVLEMVETAVRQGPS; from the coding sequence GTGCGTCGTGCTCGGTTGGATGCCGAGCTGGTACGTCGTGGATTGGCCAGGTCCAGGGAACACGCCGCGGACCTTGTTCATGAGGGTCGGGTGAGCGTCTCCGGCCAGAAGGCGACGAAACCGGCTACCGCAGTAGCGCCAGGCGACGCGTTGCTGGTGACCGATGACCAGACCGATGAGAACTGGGCCTCTCGAGGAGCCCACAAATTGATCGGCGCGCTCGACAAATTCACCACGGTGCAAGTGGCCGGTGCGCGTTGCTTGGACGCGGGCGCCTCGACGGGAGGTTTCACCGACGTGCTGCTGCGGCGCGGAGCGACCCAGGTGGTTTGCGCGGACGTTGGATACGGTCAGCTGGTGTGGAAGCTGCAAACCGATGACCGTGTGGTCATCCATGACCGCACTAACGTGCGGACTCTTACACCTGAAATTATTGGCGGCACAGTAGATCTCGTAGTGGCAGACCTATCGTTTATCTCGTTGACGCTGGTGCTACCAGCGCTGACGGGATGCGTCACTGATGAAGGGGATCTCGTGCTGATGGTGAAACCTCAATTCGAGGTAGGCAAGGACCGCCTCGGCGCAGGTGGTGTTGTCCGAGACCCTGCTTTGCGGGCGGGAGCTGTAGTGCATGTGGTGACCTCCGCGGCGTCGATTGGCCTTGGCCTCGCCGGTGTCGTGGCGTCCCCTCTGCCCGGACCCAGCGGCAATGTTGAGTTCTTCATTCACCTCCGAAAAGACACCCCCATCGAACCCCAAGCTGTTCTCGAAATGGTGGAAACCGCTGTGCGACAGGGACCCTCGTGA
- a CDS encoding NAD kinase — protein sequence MTTTDTGRRVLLVAHTGRRDIEELATHAKDRLAAAGVDLVALPGEDEALGLAAIGVPAQSVELVLAMGGDGTLLRAAEVARAIGSPILGINLGRVGFLAEADADEVDAVVDAICSHDYSVSSRMTVEAVVEHHGEVIGTGWALNEVSLEKATRERILDVVVEVDGHGVSAYGCDGVLIATPTGSTAYAFSAGGPILWPSVEALLLVPSNAHALFARPLVVAPDVEIGLHIDPLGHAAVLACDGRRILQVPAGARVLVRRGEQAVKMVRLGEQRFSTRLARKFSLPVQGWRDKRR from the coding sequence GTGACCACTACCGATACCGGCCGCAGAGTGCTCCTGGTTGCGCACACCGGCCGCAGGGACATCGAAGAGTTGGCTACCCACGCGAAGGACAGACTGGCGGCAGCGGGCGTCGACCTGGTGGCGCTCCCTGGGGAGGACGAAGCGCTGGGACTGGCCGCAATTGGAGTACCAGCCCAGTCGGTAGAACTCGTGCTGGCCATGGGCGGGGATGGAACATTGCTGCGAGCCGCGGAGGTAGCGCGCGCTATCGGGTCCCCAATTTTAGGGATTAACCTGGGCAGGGTCGGGTTTCTGGCGGAGGCCGATGCCGACGAGGTCGACGCCGTGGTGGATGCCATTTGCTCTCATGACTACTCGGTGAGTAGCCGGATGACGGTGGAGGCAGTCGTTGAGCACCACGGCGAAGTAATCGGTACCGGTTGGGCGCTGAACGAAGTGAGTCTCGAGAAAGCAACGCGTGAACGCATTCTCGACGTGGTCGTTGAAGTTGACGGGCATGGAGTGTCGGCCTACGGCTGCGACGGAGTTTTGATTGCCACTCCCACAGGCTCGACGGCGTACGCCTTCTCGGCAGGAGGCCCCATCCTGTGGCCATCGGTGGAGGCGTTGCTGCTGGTTCCATCAAATGCGCACGCACTTTTTGCTCGGCCGCTGGTGGTCGCGCCGGACGTAGAAATAGGCCTACACATTGATCCGTTGGGACATGCTGCAGTCTTGGCATGCGACGGCAGACGAATCCTCCAGGTTCCCGCTGGAGCGCGAGTGTTAGTGCGTCGGGGCGAGCAGGCCGTAAAAATGGTGCGGCTAGGGGAGCAGCGCTTCTCGACACGATTGGCTCGAAAGTTCTCGCTGCCCGTTCAGGGATGGCGCGATAAACGGCGTTAG
- the recN gene encoding DNA repair protein RecN, with protein sequence MVLTELRITGLGVIDDAVLELHSGLTVVTGETGAGKTMVVTALGLIAGGRGDAARVRIGSEKTTVEARFEVGEGSAAGAIAAAAGGQLDDDGSLIALRTVSSDGRTRAHLGGRSAPVASLTEAIDTLLAIHGQSEAITLLRPTQQRAVLDRYAGLHDLLGQYRQLRKEWLSARAELADRVARIQERAQREQVLRLGLEEIAKIAPLPAEDREIAAESRRLDNADALRSAADEARVSLVGGEDMSDAAQAVGMVESARKLLESSDDERLQQIAAGLRESSAILTDAAMELSAYLADLDADPERLQELLARQAALKALTRRYGSDVDDVLRWSTAAAQELADLDSSEEVLEGLRQLQQEKAVKVAKVGAELTAHRSAAAAKLGRLATSELENLAMGRATLRIGVSQQEVAVSHEESVTVGKRHLLAGPEGLDSVEILLTSHADAPELPLQRGASGGELSRVMLALEVVLAEAEPVGTLVFDEVDAGVGGRAATEIGRLLARLGRTHQVIVVTHLAQVAAFADRQLVVNATEDGAVRSSSVRAATGSDRETELARMLGGTDTATARAHAADLLSAARAQIARDARTAVGVESRVPANAGEAVSKSGVPAKRKLAKNPASPL encoded by the coding sequence ATGGTGCTGACAGAACTCCGGATCACAGGCCTAGGCGTCATCGATGACGCAGTCTTGGAGTTGCATTCGGGGTTGACCGTGGTGACGGGCGAAACCGGCGCGGGGAAAACGATGGTCGTCACTGCGCTCGGGCTAATCGCGGGCGGTAGAGGCGACGCAGCGCGGGTTCGGATCGGATCCGAGAAGACAACGGTGGAAGCGCGTTTCGAGGTCGGGGAGGGCAGCGCAGCCGGCGCCATCGCGGCCGCGGCCGGCGGGCAACTTGACGACGACGGTTCGCTGATTGCGCTTCGGACCGTGTCCTCAGATGGGCGTACGCGTGCTCACCTTGGTGGCCGCTCGGCGCCGGTGGCGTCATTGACCGAGGCCATCGACACCCTTCTCGCGATCCACGGCCAGTCAGAGGCGATCACCCTGCTGCGCCCAACCCAGCAGCGTGCGGTCCTTGACCGATATGCGGGGCTGCACGATCTTCTCGGCCAGTACCGGCAGCTTCGGAAGGAGTGGCTGAGTGCGCGGGCGGAGTTGGCGGACCGGGTCGCGCGGATTCAGGAACGCGCGCAACGCGAGCAGGTGCTGCGGTTGGGTTTGGAGGAGATCGCCAAAATAGCCCCTCTCCCCGCAGAGGACCGCGAGATCGCAGCAGAGTCACGACGTCTGGATAACGCGGACGCATTGCGTTCGGCGGCCGACGAGGCAAGGGTGTCGTTGGTGGGCGGCGAGGATATGAGCGACGCGGCGCAGGCGGTAGGGATGGTTGAAAGCGCCCGCAAGCTTTTGGAATCCTCTGACGACGAGCGCTTACAACAGATCGCAGCAGGGTTGCGGGAATCCAGTGCAATATTGACCGATGCTGCCATGGAGCTGTCAGCGTACTTAGCGGACTTAGACGCAGATCCGGAGCGGCTACAGGAGCTCCTAGCGCGTCAGGCTGCACTCAAGGCCCTGACACGGCGTTATGGCTCCGACGTGGACGACGTGCTGCGCTGGTCAACGGCGGCGGCACAAGAACTGGCAGACCTGGATAGCTCGGAGGAGGTGTTGGAGGGGCTGCGCCAATTGCAGCAGGAAAAGGCGGTCAAAGTGGCGAAGGTAGGAGCCGAGCTCACCGCCCACAGGTCGGCCGCGGCAGCGAAATTGGGCCGGCTCGCGACGTCCGAGCTGGAGAACCTGGCTATGGGTCGGGCCACCCTGCGGATCGGAGTGTCGCAGCAGGAAGTCGCCGTCAGCCACGAGGAGAGCGTGACCGTGGGGAAGAGGCACCTTCTTGCGGGACCGGAGGGTCTCGACAGCGTCGAAATTCTTCTCACATCGCATGCGGATGCACCGGAACTGCCACTTCAGCGCGGCGCCTCCGGTGGCGAACTCTCCCGGGTAATGCTCGCCCTTGAAGTCGTGCTGGCCGAGGCAGAACCGGTGGGCACGTTGGTCTTTGATGAAGTTGACGCAGGTGTCGGCGGCAGGGCGGCTACTGAAATCGGCCGGCTTTTGGCTCGGTTGGGTCGTACGCACCAAGTGATCGTGGTGACCCACCTTGCGCAGGTCGCTGCCTTCGCCGACCGGCAACTAGTAGTCAATGCCACGGAAGATGGGGCCGTGCGCTCCTCGTCTGTTCGGGCGGCCACCGGATCTGACCGCGAAACCGAACTTGCCAGGATGCTCGGCGGCACCGATACGGCAACAGCTCGCGCACATGCAGCCGATCTTCTCTCGGCCGCGCGTGCCCAGATTGCCCGAGATGCTCGCACGGCAGTGGGGGTAGAAAGCCGCGTACCTGCTAACGCGGGGGAGGCGGTCAGCAAGTCGGGTGTTCCCGCAAAGCGCAAGTTGGCCAAGAACCCGGCGTCCCCGCTTTAA
- the steA gene encoding putative cytokinetic ring protein SteA — protein sequence MKLLSRASRELPGVTGVARVARRSDTLLSRVGNGDIVVIDHMDIDRKTAEALVHAGVTAVINASPSISGRYPNLGPEILVSSGIILVDEIGDKVFSRLKDGAKVRLDEGTLYAGEDIIGTGTVQTPEAIADLLIDAKTGMAAQLEAFAANAIEYMKRERGLLLDGVGIPDITTDLKERQVLLVSASAETAKELKGLKKYIADYRPVLIGIDAGADALREAGYKPDLILGNPESISSETLTAGAEVVIPAHTDGHAPGLERVQDLGIGAVTFPASGTSEDLALLLVDAHEAALIVTVGMRTTLTDLLDRGRGSTASTFLVRMRVANKVVEAAAVSKLYRARISWWAVLLLIVAAATAIVVALLVSDVSGTYADLFRDWWSEFTTWVKGLF from the coding sequence ATGAAACTCTTGTCACGCGCGTCCCGCGAGTTGCCAGGAGTCACAGGCGTCGCCCGAGTTGCCCGGCGCAGTGACACCTTGCTGAGCCGTGTAGGTAACGGCGACATTGTGGTGATCGACCACATGGACATTGATCGCAAGACTGCCGAAGCACTGGTTCATGCCGGTGTGACGGCGGTGATCAACGCCTCCCCGTCGATTTCCGGTCGGTACCCCAATCTCGGTCCCGAGATTCTGGTGAGCTCCGGCATCATTCTCGTCGACGAGATAGGCGACAAAGTCTTCTCGCGACTGAAAGACGGCGCAAAGGTGCGTCTCGACGAAGGCACGCTGTACGCGGGCGAGGACATCATTGGCACCGGCACCGTTCAGACTCCGGAAGCAATTGCCGACCTCTTGATCGACGCCAAGACCGGTATGGCGGCGCAACTAGAGGCGTTTGCTGCCAACGCGATTGAGTACATGAAGCGGGAACGCGGACTGCTGCTTGACGGTGTGGGGATACCCGATATCACCACCGATCTGAAGGAGCGCCAAGTTCTTCTCGTCTCCGCCTCGGCGGAGACGGCGAAAGAGCTCAAGGGGCTCAAGAAGTACATCGCCGACTACCGGCCCGTGCTCATCGGCATCGACGCTGGAGCGGACGCACTTCGTGAAGCGGGCTACAAACCTGATCTCATTCTGGGAAATCCGGAGTCGATCTCCTCGGAGACGCTGACGGCCGGCGCCGAAGTAGTGATTCCAGCCCACACCGACGGACACGCTCCGGGTTTGGAGCGTGTCCAGGATCTGGGAATTGGCGCCGTCACGTTCCCGGCTAGCGGCACCAGTGAAGACCTGGCGCTGCTGCTGGTGGATGCGCATGAGGCAGCCCTCATCGTCACGGTGGGTATGCGCACCACCTTGACCGACCTGCTTGATCGCGGTCGCGGCTCCACAGCCTCGACCTTCCTGGTTCGGATGCGCGTTGCGAACAAGGTTGTCGAGGCCGCTGCGGTGTCGAAGCTCTATCGGGCCAGGATTTCCTGGTGGGCGGTCTTGTTGTTGATCGTGGCAGCGGCGACCGCAATTGTGGTGGCACTGCTGGTTTCCGATGTTTCCGGCACCTACGCCGATCTGTTCCGGGATTGGTGGAGCGAATTCACCACCTGGGTTAAGGGACTTTTCTGA
- a CDS encoding copper transporter, giving the protein MISMRYHIVSLAAVFLALALGIVLGATKISSPLLAGLQGDANSLTAERDALKKENATLSAGAASSEDIAAAVGDVAVRGIFRPSPTVVLITTADANSADRDAVLALLGKAGAVLASQVQLTADFTDPSRAQEVRSLVTSNIPAGQKLPEVQDVGTLMGSLLSLILVADESGSSKATEAEATQAMSALTTAGFIRSSGALKAGRLVVVLTGGAATGGSEGDRAAAVASLAAQLKTTANGVVLAGRQGSATAPTGAVGVIRADTADSASVTTVDDVDLASGRLATVLGLAEQDLGKAGRYGSDVTAQARIPSLAT; this is encoded by the coding sequence ATGATTTCCATGCGGTACCACATTGTTTCGCTTGCTGCAGTGTTCTTGGCGCTGGCTTTGGGCATCGTGCTCGGCGCGACCAAGATCAGTTCCCCCCTGTTGGCGGGGTTGCAAGGCGATGCCAACTCGTTGACGGCTGAGCGCGATGCGTTGAAGAAGGAAAACGCTACGTTGAGCGCTGGAGCGGCTTCCTCGGAAGATATCGCTGCCGCAGTGGGCGATGTTGCCGTCCGCGGGATATTTCGCCCGAGCCCGACGGTGGTCCTCATTACGACCGCCGACGCTAATTCCGCCGACCGCGACGCTGTGCTCGCTCTGCTGGGCAAAGCGGGCGCAGTCTTGGCCTCACAAGTGCAGCTCACCGCAGACTTCACGGACCCCTCACGGGCTCAGGAAGTACGAAGCCTCGTGACGTCGAATATCCCGGCGGGACAGAAGCTTCCGGAAGTACAGGATGTGGGGACCTTGATGGGATCGCTGTTAAGTCTGATTTTGGTGGCGGACGAGAGCGGCTCCAGCAAGGCGACCGAAGCAGAGGCGACGCAAGCCATGTCTGCGCTGACAACCGCTGGTTTCATTCGATCGTCGGGCGCTCTCAAAGCGGGTCGTCTGGTGGTGGTGCTGACAGGCGGCGCCGCGACCGGCGGATCCGAGGGTGATCGCGCTGCGGCGGTTGCTTCGCTGGCAGCCCAGCTCAAGACGACCGCCAACGGTGTGGTGCTGGCGGGCCGGCAGGGGAGTGCCACAGCGCCGACTGGCGCCGTCGGCGTCATCCGTGCAGACACGGCGGATAGTGCAAGCGTGACGACCGTCGACGATGTCGATCTGGCTTCTGGCAGGCTGGCCACAGTGCTCGGACTTGCTGAGCAAGACCTTGGCAAGGCGGGCCGATACGGAAGCGACGTCACCGCTCAGGCGCGGATTCCCAGCCTCGCAACCTGA
- a CDS encoding CTP synthase: protein MAPSARSTKHIFVTGGVASSLGKGLTASSLGQLLTSRGLRVTMQKLDPYINVDPGTMNPFQHGEVFVTEDGAECDLDLGHYERFLDRNLTADANVTTGKVYSRVIARERRGEYLGDTVQVIPHITNEIKEQMLAMSAPDSQGGQPDVVITEIGGTVGDIESLPFLEAARQVRHDLGRDNVFFLHVSLIPYLKPSGELKTKPTQHSVAALRNIGIQPDALVCRSDRDIPEGMKAKISMMCDVDLEAVVSCPDAASIYDIPKVLHTEGLDAYVVRRLNLSFHDVDWTIWGDLLDRVHNPTETVRIALVGKYIDLPDAYLSVTEALRAGGFDNHTRVEIKWVPSDDALTPAGAAAALGDVQGILVPGGFGIRGIEGKLGALTYARTNRIPTLGLCLGLQCMVIETARNLAGLGGANSAEFDANAADPVISTMADQADVISGERDMGGTMRLGAYPAALTEGSLVAEIYGSTLISERHRHRYEVNNAYRPQLEAAGLHISGTSPDGHLVEFVELDRQLHPFYVATQAHPELKSRPTRPHPLFSAFIRASLDYLKGERLPMESDDAPTADATELASAETVAG, encoded by the coding sequence TTGGCGCCATCAGCGCGTTCGACAAAGCACATCTTCGTCACCGGCGGGGTGGCATCATCGTTGGGGAAAGGTCTGACGGCTTCGAGCCTCGGCCAGCTCCTCACCTCGCGTGGTTTGCGGGTGACAATGCAAAAGCTCGACCCTTATATCAACGTGGACCCGGGCACGATGAACCCGTTCCAGCACGGCGAGGTGTTCGTGACGGAAGACGGAGCCGAATGCGACCTAGACCTCGGTCACTATGAGCGCTTTCTCGACCGGAACCTGACGGCGGACGCCAACGTCACCACGGGCAAGGTCTACTCGCGCGTGATCGCCCGCGAGCGACGCGGTGAGTACCTGGGCGACACTGTTCAGGTAATTCCCCACATCACCAACGAGATCAAAGAGCAGATGCTCGCGATGTCGGCCCCCGACTCGCAAGGCGGTCAACCCGACGTCGTCATCACCGAGATCGGCGGTACCGTCGGCGATATCGAGTCGCTGCCATTTCTCGAGGCAGCGCGCCAGGTGCGGCACGACCTGGGCCGGGACAACGTTTTCTTCCTACACGTGTCGCTGATTCCCTACTTGAAGCCCTCCGGCGAATTAAAGACCAAGCCGACCCAGCACTCCGTGGCCGCACTGCGCAATATCGGTATCCAGCCCGACGCGTTGGTCTGCCGCAGCGACCGCGACATCCCCGAGGGGATGAAAGCCAAAATTTCGATGATGTGCGACGTGGATCTTGAGGCTGTTGTCTCGTGCCCCGACGCAGCCTCGATCTACGACATCCCCAAGGTCCTGCACACCGAAGGTCTCGACGCCTACGTGGTGCGGCGGCTGAACCTCTCGTTCCACGACGTGGACTGGACAATTTGGGGCGACTTGCTTGACCGCGTACACAACCCCACCGAGACAGTCCGAATTGCCTTGGTGGGTAAGTACATCGACCTGCCAGACGCTTACCTGTCGGTGACCGAGGCGCTCCGTGCGGGTGGTTTCGATAACCACACGCGGGTGGAGATCAAGTGGGTTCCGTCTGATGATGCTCTGACGCCAGCGGGAGCAGCGGCAGCATTGGGTGACGTGCAGGGCATTCTTGTCCCGGGCGGATTCGGTATCCGCGGGATTGAAGGCAAGCTGGGCGCTCTGACCTACGCGCGGACCAACCGGATCCCGACGTTGGGGCTGTGTCTGGGGTTGCAGTGCATGGTCATCGAGACCGCGCGCAACCTGGCGGGTCTTGGCGGCGCCAACTCTGCTGAATTCGACGCCAACGCCGCGGACCCCGTGATTTCCACCATGGCCGATCAAGCCGACGTCATCTCAGGCGAACGAGATATGGGTGGCACCATGCGGCTGGGTGCCTACCCGGCGGCACTCACAGAAGGCTCGCTTGTCGCCGAGATCTACGGCAGCACACTGATTTCCGAGCGGCATCGCCATCGCTACGAAGTCAATAACGCCTACCGTCCCCAGTTAGAAGCGGCGGGTCTGCACATCTCCGGTACTTCGCCCGACGGACACCTCGTCGAGTTCGTTGAGCTGGACCGGCAATTGCACCCGTTCTACGTTGCCACCCAGGCGCACCCCGAGTTGAAGTCCAGGCCGACTCGTCCACATCCGCTATTTAGTGCCTTTATTCGCGCATCGCTTGATTACCTCAAGGGCGAGCGGCTTCCCATGGAGTCGGACGACGCGCCTACCGCCGATGCCACCGAATTGGCCTCTGCCGAAACCGTGGCGGGATAG
- a CDS encoding NUDIX domain-containing protein, which produces MGTSDADVAPAIFTVLNSRRVFEGKIAKVRVDEVSMPGGGSALREVVEHDRAVAVVAVDDEGHVVLVEQYRHPFRRRLWELPAGLLDIAGEGPQAAAARELAEEVGYAALEWRVLVDVAASPGFTDEAVRVFLATGLSIIGRQGEITDEEADLTVVKVPLAVAVAAVMSGDIVNGATVSGLLAAHLAMHDGLDLRPGDDPWVTGPAVPREHHEELGDAGGIIARSQGR; this is translated from the coding sequence GTGGGGACCTCCGACGCTGACGTGGCGCCCGCGATCTTCACCGTCCTCAATTCCCGGCGGGTCTTTGAGGGCAAAATCGCGAAGGTCCGCGTGGATGAAGTCTCGATGCCAGGCGGTGGTAGTGCCCTCCGCGAGGTCGTGGAACATGATCGGGCCGTGGCTGTGGTCGCGGTGGATGACGAGGGCCACGTGGTGCTTGTTGAGCAATACAGGCACCCGTTCCGGCGCCGACTCTGGGAGCTGCCGGCCGGTTTGCTCGATATTGCAGGGGAGGGGCCGCAGGCCGCCGCCGCTCGGGAACTTGCCGAAGAGGTGGGGTACGCCGCGCTCGAGTGGCGGGTGCTCGTCGATGTCGCCGCCTCGCCCGGATTTACCGATGAGGCAGTCCGGGTTTTTCTCGCCACGGGGCTGAGCATTATTGGTCGTCAGGGTGAGATCACCGATGAAGAGGCGGATCTCACTGTGGTGAAGGTGCCGCTGGCCGTGGCCGTGGCGGCGGTGATGAGCGGCGACATCGTCAACGGAGCCACTGTTTCAGGGCTCCTTGCAGCACACCTTGCGATGCATGACGGATTGGATTTACGGCCCGGCGACGATCCCTGGGTTACCGGACCGGCAGTGCCCCGCGAACACCACGAAGAACTGGGTGACGCAGGC